The DNA window AGATTTCCTTAGGGTCGTCGTCGGTGCCGTTGCTGGCATTTTCGGTGGGACCGTCATGGACATCGAAGCCGTACATCCCGGCATCATCGCGCCGCCCGATATGCCATTTTCCGAGCAGGGCGGTGGCATAGCCCTGTTCTTTCAGCACGGTTCCAAGCGTCGGAAGATCCTCCGGCAGACGGGTCGTCGTCCGCGGGGTGAGCATTTGATGCGAGGTGTCGATGCGTCCGCCGCCCGGCGTCGTGATATGAAGTTCGGCCGGCGTTTTTCCGGTCAGCACCGCCGCGCGGCTGGGGGTGCACATCGGGCCCGGCGAATAGGCCTGCGAAAAGACCATGCCGTGCGCCGCGAGTTTTTCGAGGTTGGGTGTCTGGTAAAAGTCGCTTCTGGTTGCGGCATCGCCCTCGATCATTTCGACGGATGAGCCGGTCCAGCCCATGTCGTCGGCATAGATGAATACGATGTTGGGCTGATCGGAAAAACAGATGGCCGCAAGGGAAATAGACGTTGTGAGCAGTAGATTTTTCATGTTGTTCTCCATACGGGCCGGGTCATCCTTGAGGGCTGATCTAGACGCGTTCGGGAATCGCACCTATCGGTTTCGGCGAGCGGTGCGGACTTCGTCTTCGGTGATATATCCGTCATTGTCCTCGTCGAGAAGGATAAAGCGCTCAATCGGACCACGGAACTCATCTTCGGAAATTTTACCGTCGTTGTCGGTATCGAAGCGCTCCAAGATGGAGCCGCCCTGATTTTGTCCGCGTCTTTGGTCCTGCCCTGAGCGCTGCTGCCCCTGGGCGTTGCGTCCGGCCTGCCCGTTATTGCCGGGGAAGTGTGTGCGCCCGGCGACCATGCCGCCGGTTTCATCTTTTTCGAGCCATACGGTGAATTCCTGTTGAACCGCTTCGCACCAGCCTTTTTCTTCGTTGCAGGCAAAATATTGAATCTCGACTTTGATCGGCGTGCCGGTTTTCCAGTTTTTTACGTCCACGAGAAACTCACGCGGTTCAGTATCATGTTCAACGCTGAGTTCCGGTGCCGCAGCCATGGCCGGCGTCACCTTTGCGCCCCGGGCGGTGATGCGGTACTTCGGCGGTGTGGCGAGATTGTTCCAGGCGGCTCCAAGTACCGGATCCTGCCTGAAGCCGAGATAGAGCTGGCCGGTCCCGGTCCGAATCAGCTGCTGATCCGCTTCCGGGCGCAGTTTGACGTAGCGATTGGATTTGCCGAAATTGCGGGAATGCATGTATTCGAGGTCCGCTTCGTCGCCCCCTGCCGCGACCCGCAGCGGAACGGCCACGCCGTCGAGGCGCTGGGGTTCAAGCAGACTGTTTGCGGCCGATGTTTTGCGGGGGCCGAACGTTGGAAGGTTCAGCTCGGCGATATCGGTGATTTTGTCGGAAGGTCCGACGAGTTTTTCAAGCGATTCCCGCAAGCTGGAACCGCGGCCCCAGGAGGAGCGATGAACAATTTTTCCGTCGCGGTCGAAGACAAACTGTGAATTCGGCGTGAGCGCGAAATGCAGTTTCATCTCGTTGTCCATCGTATCGGTCAGCCACGGGATGGAGGTCTGCAGCAGTTCTTTCGCGTGGTCCACCTGAGCAAAGCGTTCCTGAATGGACGTCGGCTGTACGAAACCCCAGTTTTCCGGATGCGTGAGCGATTGATAGAGAAAGTAAAACTGCACGCCTTTGTCGCGGTAGTCCGCGGCGACGGCTTCGATCTCCGGATAGGAATTCCGGTATTCGGGACACGTTAGACAACCACCTACAATCACGGTGTACTTTGCTTTAAAGATGCTGTTGGCTGCGACGAGTTTGCGGTCCGTATTATACAGTTTCAGGGAATTCGGCAGTTTCGAGCCCATCGGGAACTTCTCGTTGAATTCCGTGTCGCGCGAACGAACTTTATCGCGCGGGCGGCTGCCCTGACCGCTACGGGCGGTTCGTTGTCCGACGTTCATGCCCGGGTTCTGTCTTTGTCCGCGCCGCGCGTTCTGCTGCTGACCCTGCTGCCGATTCGGGCGCTGCTGCCGCGACTGATCGCCGCTGCTTTCGCGCATGCGGGTTTCGCGGGCGACGGGCGGGTCGACCTGCTCCACGTTGCCGCCGCGGACGAGCCGCACCATGTTGTCGATGCTGATCACGTCGCCCTGCGGGCCGCGGCCGTAGGGGAATTCGGAAGCGTCGCCGGTTTTCGGGTCGGAGCGCTGGGCGCCGGCGCCGTGGACATCCAGCAGCTGTTTTTCACCGCTGCGGCGATCCTCCATCCAGCCGAGGGCGCGGCCGAAGTTGACGTAAGCCGCAGATGTATTGCTCCGTGTGCTGAGATGGGTGGTGCTGGACCAATAGGCGGCATAATCTTTTTTTCCGCCGGGATTGGTGATTTCCGTACATTGGAAAACAGGATCAATGGCAGCGGACCCGGTGGAGTCCGGAGCGCGGGAATAATCGACGAGGCTCTGCAGTTCTTTGGCGGTCGGCAGGCGCCAGTCGTCGTGACCGGCGAACTCCATGCCTTCGGCATATTCCAGCGCCGAGGGCCAGTCCATACCTTTTCCGCTGTCGGCTTTCATCCAGGTCAGGCCGGTGGCCTCGTCGGTGACGGTGCCGTCGCCGTTGTTCTTGAACTTGTTTTTGCCGTATTCGGGATTGCCGCGCACATAGAGCACGTGGAAGGTTTTTGCGCCGCGACCGCGCGGGTCCTCCAGACCGTAGCCCTTGATGCGGCCGTCAGCAAAGTTGACGCCGAACATGGTTTTAGCGCCGCGCATGGTGGTGGAGGTGTAGATGGAGGTTGTGGCAAACTGCGAATCGATGATGCGTTCGTTTTTGGCCGGATCTCCGTATTTGAAATCGAAGACGTCGGTGTCGATAAACGGAATCAGGCTGCCGGTGTCTGTGCTCATGGGATCGGGGTCGAGGCCGGTAAACTGAATCAGGGAGTAGAGCTCTTTGATCGAGGGCAGACGCCAGTCATCGTAACCGCCGGTTCGGCATTTTGAGGCGTTCTGCATGGCCTGCTCCCAGGTTATTTTTTCGCCGGGGTCTTTGATCCACATCAGGCCGGTTACGTTGTCGGTGACGGTGCCGTCGCCGTTGTCTTTATAAGACGGTGGATTGGCGAGGTAGTGGGCGTCCTGTCCCTTGTCTTTTCCGAAGGCGGTCGTTTGGCCGGTGTCGACAACGGGGTAGGTGAGCCCGGCCGGGGAGCTCAAGGCCGCGAGACTGATAAGGGCCGTTCCGATACGTGCTGTTGTTTTCATGGCTTATTCCTTTTCTTTTGACAGGGGGTGTTCCTTCGGGTCTTTTCCGCCCAGTGTGCCGCGAATGATTTCCAATGCCTGGAAAAGTTCATCCATTCCGCTTTCCGGGAGATTTTCGCGCAGGCGTATTTCGATGCGCTCCCACGCGGCTTCGACTGTTTTGCAGGCGCTTTTTCCGGCGGGAGTGAGGGAGATCCGCAGGGCGCGGTTGGTGCCGGGATCAACTTTGCGTGTGATCAGTTTCCGCTGTTCGAGCGGTTTGAGCATGTTGGTGATCGTGGAAGGTTTGATCTCCATGTGGCGCGCCAGGTCGGCCTGGGTGATTTCGCCTGCCCGCTTCACGTTTACGAGGATGCGCCCCTGCCCATGATGAAGCCCGTTGTCGGCCAGTTCCTGTTCCAGCATCTTTTCCAGCAGGCGTCCATTATGACTTAAAATGTGCAGCAGCGTTTTCTGCATGATCACTCCGATGTTAGGCAGGTAAGATCAACGGGGTGGACAACAGAAAAATTGTACCGAAAGTTAAACGTTATGATTTTGCCGCCGTGAGTACGGCTGGCAACATTACCCGAAGGAGGGCGAATGAAGCATGCATTTGCAGGCAATAAGCGTAGGGGGTGCGTTTGCTATTAACGCACTGTTTCCAACGCTTGGGGCCCGTGATCGGGCGGGGATGATCTTTGCATAGGTGTATGCGAATCCAATTTATTCGTTGATTCGCGTGGCTATATTGACGGGGTACAGCGGCGTGTTTTGTCGGAATTCCCCGTGAAGCCGAGTGTTCTACCGGGTCGACTGGTTGTAGGCGACGTAGCGACTCATGATTTTCCGCACGTAGCTGATGATGTGTTCACTCCGGCAGTAGCCATATCCGGCCTGCCGGGCATATTGGGGCTCCGACAGCAGCGCATAAGCTTTTTCGACGTTATTCATCCAGACATCGGGATTTTTCCCTGTTTCCTCTGCCAGCTTGCGCGCATCGATAAGATGTCCATAGCCGCCATTATATGAGGCGAGGGCAAAGCACATCCGGTCGACTGTGCTAAGGTCGCCGGGAATTCGACGATACTGCTTTCTCAGGTAGTTGATTCCGCCTCGGATATTGTCATCCGGGTCAAAGGGATTTTCTACGCCCAGTTCTATAGAGGTGGCCGGCATCAATTGCATCAGGCCCTGTGCTCCGGACCATGAAACCGCATCTTTATCAAACCGGCTTTCCTGATACATCTGGGAGCAGATCAGGGTCCACGGAAGCATGTAGGTGGCCGCATGTTTTTTCACAATGGCGTCATAGGGGGAAATCTGCCCGGAACGCTGTTCGGTGAATGTATCTTCAAGCTCTGTGTTGTGGGCGAGGTTGAAGTAGCGGTCGTAAATTGTGGAGAGAGAAGCGCTTTCGGTCTCTGCTTCGAAGAACCGGTTGATGGCTGCTCGGAGGCGGGGCTGATTGCTGCGGACCACCCAACCATAGCCGCGCACGCGCGGCAGTTTGATTACGGGTTTCAGTTGGTCTCCCAGTCGGACGCTCTGATTCAGAAGTGTCCGATCGGCACAGGTGAGATCAAATTCGCCTTTGGCCACCCGGTCGAGGATCTCAACGGTTTCCATATTTTCCGGAACAATACTGAACTTGAACTGCAGCTTCTTAATTTTTTTCAGCTCAACAAGAGACTCATAATACGAGCTGGATTTGCGCACATGGATGGTGCGGTCTTTCAGGTCTTCCAGGGATCGGATGGAGTGATCATCGGCCCGCGTGATAATCTGTTCCCGGAACTCGCCATAGCGTCTGCAGAATGCCAGATCGTTTGAGTTTTTAATGCGTTGGGGCGTCATGGTAACCGTGGCGGCGATTACATCGGCCCGTCCTTCCTTGAGCCAGCTGCCCATATCCGCCCAGTTATCCGGAACAATGACGACCACTTCGAGGCCGTGCTGCTGGGCAAAGCGTTGAACCATTTCATATTCAAACCCCATCAGTTGCCCGCGATGCATGAAATAGCATGCCGGATTATTGCGCGTCAGCACGCGGATGAAGCCCCGGTCCATGATTCGATCCAGATCGAGCTGCAGACCGGATTGATTCAGCTGCTCCAGGTTCCGCGGCAGGGCATCCTGTTCTGCAAATCCATTCCAGGTCAGGAGTGTGACGAGGCCCGCTATCAGTAGGCTTTTGAACATGTTAGTCCTTAATGTATTCTATGATGTTCGAGAGATCGGAATCGATCTCGTTCTGGAGAAGGGGGCGTTTCGAGGCCATAAAATCCTTCAGGGTTTTATCATCATCCGTTTTCCGGATCTGCTCCAGATAAGGTCGCACTAGGGCGGAAACAACCGATCCAACCTCATCTGCTTTTACGAGCCATTGCGCGTTAGTGACGGCCAGAGTGTGCTGCGTTTCATTAATCTGTCCGCTCAGATGCAGTTGATAAAATTCAACAGCTTCCCCATCGATCCGTTTTTTATGTCCGTGGAAGCCGATGCCGGCAATCAGATTCAGGCCGCAGGCGCTAGCGCATCCGGAGATGCCGATACCGCTGATAATTGATTCATACGCTGTCGGCGGGAGATCGGGGTATTCGCTGAGCAGTTCGTTGAGGGCATCGGCAATTTGCGTCGCAGCTGATTCGGTCTGCAGCAGGCCGATGGGGCAGGCCGATGCGCCGATACAGGAAACAATCTGTCCGGTAAAGTCGCCGTCGATGCCGATGACCTCGGCCAGTTCATTTTTTGAGGGCGATGCGATTTTTGTCCGTGCGGGTTGGAACATATTTCGGTGCACGCGCTGCATATCTTCATAACGAATCATTCCTGAGTCGTCTTGTCCGGTGCGCCAGGTTCGGCTTTTCTTGAATAAATTTAGCCGGTGCGTGTAGGGTGCGTTAATCATGTTCGCTCTCCTTTGCACGAAGCACGCTCAGACCAATCAGGATAAGAAAAACGCCGGGAATAAAACCCACGATCCAAGGTCCGATGGCGCGTTGTGGAAAACGATATTGCGATGGATTGTTCGGGTTGATGAATACGGCGATGGTTGCGCCGGGGGCATAGGTGGTTTCAGCCAGTGTATCCATGTGGCCTTTCGCCCCGGCATTGCGGAAGCAGGTATAGGAATAGATATTCCCGCCGACCTTGGTGCTGAAGTGAAGTCCCAGATGATATTCGTTTTTCGCGCTGTCGAGCGAGACATCGCTCGAAAGTACGGTCGCCTCCGTCTTGAACCACTTGGCCGTTTCGCGCTGATCCGCCAATTGATCCCAACCCATGAATTTAATCAGCGCGAAGCCGATCAAAAACCAGATGATGGCGTATTTAAAATTTCGTTTCATGGGATAAATTTTCAGTTAGCGCCTGATAATAATGTCGACTGTGCCGTTTGAATTATAATTTTTTATTATCTCTGGCTTGTATTGCTGCTGGCGTAGGGCAGCACGATATATGGCGTCAGCCCACCGATCGCCGGCATCCTTGGCATATTCAGGTTGTTGGAAGTCCATTTTTGCATCTTGCCCGGCCCATACGCGCTGCATGTTTGCTATCGCCTGCTCCTGTTCTTCTTTTTTACGTTGGATTTCTGCGTTTCGGGCAAGAGCGGCTTTAAATGCCGCACTTTGGGCATCCGAGACAGCCTGCCTGACTTCGGCATCGGTCTTACCTTTGCTTACCAGTGAAAAAGCGAGATCTGAATAGCCGGATTCAGGCGGAAATAGTTTTTCCGCATGTCGCCGAAAGACCAATTCCGAGCCCATATCCAGTTTTTTTCCAGCCTTAATGCGGGCTAAGGTTTCGTTTTTCAATTGTTGCATACTTGCGGTATTCAGCACTTGATCTTTTTCATCATTGTCGAGGACTTTGGCTGTGTGAAGAAATTCAAAAAGCAGCACATCGCCTTCTCTGTCAGTGAGCTTTGTTTTAAGGCTTTGAATGGTCTTGAGTCGATGTGATGCTGTTTTGAGCCGGGCAGGAGTGCGCTGATCAACTCGGAAAGATGTTGCATCATCTTGTATTGAATCAAGAAATTGTTCCTGACGCATTGTTCGCTCATATACCGATAATTCAGGGCTGCTGATATCGATATTTTGTGCCAACCAGAGATTATATTCAAATGCATAAAAGGCACTCCAGTTCCCTTCATAGATATCTGTGGAGGACGTCGCACTATTGGGCCTGAGGCGGGGATCCCAGCCCAGCCATAAGACAGGATCATCTGCTTCGGGCCAGATGGAAGAATTTTTCAGGAGGTTGGTCTGGTTACTAATGAAAGTGGAATAGTGGAGATTCGCATCTGATATTAGTCTCTTAGGATAGGGAACTTCGGCGTATACGATGGCTCCCTGACGAGCTCTTTTTTCTACTTGGGGGTTTGAGGAGAAGGGAAAGCGTATGAATATTGGATCAGAGGAACGAACGGTCGATGGATACAGTTCTTTTGTCTTGCTGATCCAGCAATGAATTGCGGCTTTGAGGTTTACGTTGAGGATGGGGTCTTCCAGAAAGGGCTGGAAGTCGACGGCTGACGAGCCTCCCTGCGTGGTATTATTCCTATCTTTGATTAGTGCAAGAAGAGCGTTTCGGGTTGCGCTATCGTGAGGTCCGGTACATTTGGTTTCGTAGGTGCTGGCATCCAGTTGGCCCAGCAAATATGCGGCATGTGGAAGATTGGCATCGAAGCGTGTACTTTGTTCCTTGAGAATAGCTTCCTGTAAATCTTTTTCCTCCTGAGTCTTTACATAGGACTGATTTAAATTCCATGTCAATGCGTTTTCCAGGGGGGGGAGCGTGGCTTCTCGCATTTGCATTTGTCTAAACGTGAGTGAACCAAATTCACGCAGGTCCCATTTAGTGATGTTCTGACTCAACCTTTTATCCTTACCCATCTTAAAGGGTGAAATCGCGGTGTGGAGAAGAGGGATGCTAAAGATTTGTCCCTCAAACCGGTTATCTGCCAGTGCGCGTAAGGCCTGCGATTCAAGGTAGGGCAAATCCCATGCAAATGCAGCTAATGTGAGGTAATAGGGACAGACCCAATCTGTGCTGTCGCTGCTTTTAGATGCACAGATGGATAACAAAAGGGAAAAGTCGCCCTGCTTTGCAATCTTCGGTAGGCAGGAGGCAAGATCGATAGTTTCATCACCCGCCTGCCAGCGAAGCGAAAGAATCGAGACTGCAAGCGCATCATTATGCGTGGCTGCGGCAATCTTGTAGGCGGATTTAAGAATTGAGTGCGAAACGGGGTCGTAGTTCATGGCGGAGAGCGCAAGGATTAGAGCTTCATCCGTCTTTTCTTCCTGCAATGCATTCATCGCCTGTTGTGCTAAATCCGATGCCTTTACCTGTCTGGCGTGAAGGTAATCAATGCATGGATCCATTTTATCAGACGAGGATAATATTACATTGGCAGCTGCCATCGCGGCATCTTGGTCAAGGTTCATTTTTTGAGTCAGATCAAAGCGCGCTTTCCAGAATTCAGCATCTAATTTCCCCCGAGAAAGGCGTTGGTCACTCTTAATCAATTCCTCTGGCCATAGTGCAGGGTTGGCCAGTCGATCGGTAATTGATTCAGTCATTACACATTGATAGAAATGCATAACGGCACCAAGCCAATAGGTTGATTCCACTCCCTTTGGTGAATTTTTAAGCTGTTGCTCATGGTGATATGCCCATGCCGGTTCGTCGAGGCTTGCATGAATTCGTGCTGCCAGGGCATGGAATTTTTCCTTTAGCTCGACTTCGTCACTTTTTAACACGGTATTGCAGATCCGGAGTGCTGTGATCGGCATGTCGAGCTCCGCGGCCACAAGAGCCGTTTGCAACTGGGAGATGGGGGTGTTGTTTTTGGAGAGATAGCTTGCTGTGATCCAGTTTTTTGAATGTGTTTCCGGTTTTGATGCAACCTTTTCTTTCTCAACGGGCTCAGGCACAGGCTTCTGGTCCCATCCGACCGGTGCTGACGTGATGACGGATCCGTTTTTAGTGCGATAGGTGATGATCGGGAATGTTTTCCCATCTACCGGAAGGAATCGCATAAAATGAGGCGCTTCCATCGGATCTAGGTACTCATGTTTCTCCCATTTACCCGTCATCGCATCGGGTTGAGAGTAGATCGAATTTTCTCGGTAGAGATAGCACAGCCCATTAAGACTGGCTTTAAGGGTTCCTTCTGTATGGTCTGCATGGAAAGTCCAGCTAATGCCGTCCTCGGAGAGAATATATCCCTTATCTACCTTGGCGATGAAGCCGTTTCTTGTTGCAAAGGGCTTATGCACCCATTTATAGGCAGTTTCTTCAGGGCAACCCATTTCACGGGAAACCTGCCAGGTTTCGCCATTGGTGGAATACATGGCGAAAATCCGAGGAGGCAGATGTGTGCGAGATTTGTCGCTGCTTACTACGTGGGTTTTGCATAGAATAACATAGGTTCCGTTGTTATAGGCCATCCCCATCATTTGACTTGGCTCGATGGGAAAGGTAAGTGTTTTCCACTGTAGGCCGGTTTTAGAGGCGAACCATTGATGTGTGCCAGTCATAAAAAAGAATGTTCCGTTAAGGCATGTGAGATCGCTAATATTAGGTGTGTAACTGGAATCACCCCGTTCAATCGTGTCTGATGATTTGTCTAAAACCCAGATCTCATTACCGTAGCCGGATTGGTGGCCGGTTGTAATCA is part of the Pontiella agarivorans genome and encodes:
- a CDS encoding DUF1566 domain-containing protein; this encodes MKTTARIGTALISLAALSSPAGLTYPVVDTGQTTAFGKDKGQDAHYLANPPSYKDNGDGTVTDNVTGLMWIKDPGEKITWEQAMQNASKCRTGGYDDWRLPSIKELYSLIQFTGLDPDPMSTDTGSLIPFIDTDVFDFKYGDPAKNERIIDSQFATTSIYTSTTMRGAKTMFGVNFADGRIKGYGLEDPRGRGAKTFHVLYVRGNPEYGKNKFKNNGDGTVTDEATGLTWMKADSGKGMDWPSALEYAEGMEFAGHDDWRLPTAKELQSLVDYSRAPDSTGSAAIDPVFQCTEITNPGGKKDYAAYWSSTTHLSTRSNTSAAYVNFGRALGWMEDRRSGEKQLLDVHGAGAQRSDPKTGDASEFPYGRGPQGDVISIDNMVRLVRGGNVEQVDPPVARETRMRESSGDQSRQQRPNRQQGQQQNARRGQRQNPGMNVGQRTARSGQGSRPRDKVRSRDTEFNEKFPMGSKLPNSLKLYNTDRKLVAANSIFKAKYTVIVGGCLTCPEYRNSYPEIEAVAADYRDKGVQFYFLYQSLTHPENWGFVQPTSIQERFAQVDHAKELLQTSIPWLTDTMDNEMKLHFALTPNSQFVFDRDGKIVHRSSWGRGSSLRESLEKLVGPSDKITDIAELNLPTFGPRKTSAANSLLEPQRLDGVAVPLRVAAGGDEADLEYMHSRNFGKSNRYVKLRPEADQQLIRTGTGQLYLGFRQDPVLGAAWNNLATPPKYRITARGAKVTPAMAAAPELSVEHDTEPREFLVDVKNWKTGTPIKVEIQYFACNEEKGWCEAVQQEFTVWLEKDETGGMVAGRTHFPGNNGQAGRNAQGQQRSGQDQRRGQNQGGSILERFDTDNDGKISEDEFRGPIERFILLDEDNDGYITEDEVRTARRNR
- a CDS encoding MarR family winged helix-turn-helix transcriptional regulator, yielding MQKTLLHILSHNGRLLEKMLEQELADNGLHHGQGRILVNVKRAGEITQADLARHMEIKPSTITNMLKPLEQRKLITRKVDPGTNRALRISLTPAGKSACKTVEAAWERIEIRLRENLPESGMDELFQALEIIRGTLGGKDPKEHPLSKEKE
- a CDS encoding transglycosylase SLT domain-containing protein translates to MFKSLLIAGLVTLLTWNGFAEQDALPRNLEQLNQSGLQLDLDRIMDRGFIRVLTRNNPACYFMHRGQLMGFEYEMVQRFAQQHGLEVVVIVPDNWADMGSWLKEGRADVIAATVTMTPQRIKNSNDLAFCRRYGEFREQIITRADDHSIRSLEDLKDRTIHVRKSSSYYESLVELKKIKKLQFKFSIVPENMETVEILDRVAKGEFDLTCADRTLLNQSVRLGDQLKPVIKLPRVRGYGWVVRSNQPRLRAAINRFFEAETESASLSTIYDRYFNLAHNTELEDTFTEQRSGQISPYDAIVKKHAATYMLPWTLICSQMYQESRFDKDAVSWSGAQGLMQLMPATSIELGVENPFDPDDNIRGGINYLRKQYRRIPGDLSTVDRMCFALASYNGGYGHLIDARKLAEETGKNPDVWMNNVEKAYALLSEPQYARQAGYGYCRSEHIISYVRKIMSRYVAYNQSTR
- a CDS encoding DUF3592 domain-containing protein produces the protein MKRNFKYAIIWFLIGFALIKFMGWDQLADQRETAKWFKTEATVLSSDVSLDSAKNEYHLGLHFSTKVGGNIYSYTCFRNAGAKGHMDTLAETTYAPGATIAVFINPNNPSQYRFPQRAIGPWIVGFIPGVFLILIGLSVLRAKESEHD
- a CDS encoding WD40/YVTN/BNR-like repeat-containing protein, translating into MSKTIIACILFNLFNLVSVVRANETQVFIQDYDGKLFYGSLDNDFYVGEHPDSMELNHHFDEPVGKIVSGTSAVVISTGKSDRPQTVWQFSKQTETVEASDLEEQKNVAHLSFLNDRFFAQVDPTTWYSSAGGLHWNQFKTDTEGIYTQGIAYRNGTYVILSQEYPTGQAEPEKPFAVYSTDGKTWTTVRNIIDTKSHPIQWLGKPVVIPEGFIALTDRGYLLSENGVDWTFQPGDSIAVRHDAEFAGYHGGAFYTFDGGSLFKKTALNGDFEQVQTQQKILSPWDIRLFMIPGHSDPLLIYKNPEKQFVVEGAGIQSLQIAGKKDSPLPSASLAENNAVFIQDYDGSLFYGSLEKGFYTGNHYRSPVLKHTFDRNIVRIVSGPDHVVITTGHQSGYGNEIWVLDKSSDTIERGDSSYTPNISDLTCLNGTFFFMTGTHQWFASKTGLQWKTLTFPIEPSQMMGMAYNNGTYVILCKTHVVSSDKSRTHLPPRIFAMYSTNGETWQVSREMGCPEETAYKWVHKPFATRNGFIAKVDKGYILSEDGISWTFHADHTEGTLKASLNGLCYLYRENSIYSQPDAMTGKWEKHEYLDPMEAPHFMRFLPVDGKTFPIITYRTKNGSVITSAPVGWDQKPVPEPVEKEKVASKPETHSKNWITASYLSKNNTPISQLQTALVAAELDMPITALRICNTVLKSDEVELKEKFHALAARIHASLDEPAWAYHHEQQLKNSPKGVESTYWLGAVMHFYQCVMTESITDRLANPALWPEELIKSDQRLSRGKLDAEFWKARFDLTQKMNLDQDAAMAAANVILSSSDKMDPCIDYLHARQVKASDLAQQAMNALQEEKTDEALILALSAMNYDPVSHSILKSAYKIAAATHNDALAVSILSLRWQAGDETIDLASCLPKIAKQGDFSLLLSICASKSSDSTDWVCPYYLTLAAFAWDLPYLESQALRALADNRFEGQIFSIPLLHTAISPFKMGKDKRLSQNITKWDLREFGSLTFRQMQMREATLPPLENALTWNLNQSYVKTQEEKDLQEAILKEQSTRFDANLPHAAYLLGQLDASTYETKCTGPHDSATRNALLALIKDRNNTTQGGSSAVDFQPFLEDPILNVNLKAAIHCWISKTKELYPSTVRSSDPIFIRFPFSSNPQVEKRARQGAIVYAEVPYPKRLISDANLHYSTFISNQTNLLKNSSIWPEADDPVLWLGWDPRLRPNSATSSTDIYEGNWSAFYAFEYNLWLAQNIDISSPELSVYERTMRQEQFLDSIQDDATSFRVDQRTPARLKTASHRLKTIQSLKTKLTDREGDVLLFEFLHTAKVLDNDEKDQVLNTASMQQLKNETLARIKAGKKLDMGSELVFRRHAEKLFPPESGYSDLAFSLVSKGKTDAEVRQAVSDAQSAAFKAALARNAEIQRKKEEQEQAIANMQRVWAGQDAKMDFQQPEYAKDAGDRWADAIYRAALRQQQYKPEIIKNYNSNGTVDIIIRR